Proteins from a single region of Sphaerochaeta globosa str. Buddy:
- a CDS encoding GGDEF domain-containing protein, which translates to MNELIINMLRGSVSSVMYVILLFTLTKARFGRKTTIIVALFAFTLNMASTIWFYLYGDLTSLSRFSILLFIVVGFAMKPLTKQSLMQWSFTFLTSINLAMMVIILSFILGRLFPSPAYANIILRFVLYLIVILLFQRFLKPLYQSIVNNWPVFSALVISIFLNLSYYFYVTDNIRTTLQANKLPLLLLVGLSLVAYGTVFYSMKKFMTIHALETENLHIQKETSRLHEAALQMEKYAKYDMLTGLPNRRYFFERLESVVSENQGANKIAVLYIDLDGFKTINDTYGHQIGDKVLVAVGSRLAESISESDFAARLGGDEFAIIASNIQNYASAQQFAANVQTVLQSTVYMENIAYSVKASIGLAVYPDEGADSETLLRKADAAMYEAKRNSKEGETTSNLRTDT; encoded by the coding sequence ATGAACGAATTGATCATCAATATGCTTCGCGGCAGTGTCTCATCGGTCATGTATGTCATTCTTCTGTTTACACTGACAAAGGCAAGATTTGGCCGTAAGACCACCATCATCGTTGCCCTATTTGCGTTTACACTCAACATGGCCAGCACCATCTGGTTCTACCTCTATGGAGATCTGACATCATTGTCACGTTTCTCAATACTCTTGTTTATCGTAGTAGGTTTCGCCATGAAACCCCTGACAAAACAAAGCCTCATGCAATGGAGTTTTACGTTTCTAACGAGCATCAACCTTGCGATGATGGTTATCATCCTCAGTTTTATCCTAGGCAGACTCTTTCCCTCTCCTGCGTATGCCAATATCATCCTCCGTTTTGTGCTCTATCTGATTGTTATTCTCCTGTTCCAACGGTTTTTAAAGCCCCTGTACCAGTCAATCGTCAACAACTGGCCGGTATTCTCTGCCTTGGTAATCTCAATTTTTCTGAATCTGTCCTATTACTTTTACGTCACGGATAACATTAGAACCACCCTACAAGCCAACAAATTGCCTTTACTCTTGTTGGTTGGCCTTTCCTTGGTTGCCTACGGCACCGTTTTCTACTCCATGAAGAAATTCATGACCATCCATGCACTGGAAACTGAGAACCTGCATATCCAAAAGGAAACAAGCCGCCTTCATGAGGCTGCACTGCAAATGGAAAAGTACGCAAAATATGACATGCTGACAGGACTGCCCAACAGAAGATACTTTTTTGAAAGATTGGAAAGTGTCGTCTCAGAAAACCAGGGAGCAAACAAGATTGCTGTTCTGTATATTGATTTGGATGGATTTAAAACCATCAACGATACCTATGGTCACCAAATCGGGGATAAAGTCCTTGTTGCAGTAGGGAGTCGCTTGGCAGAAAGCATCAGCGAATCTGATTTTGCGGCACGCCTGGGTGGAGACGAATTTGCAATAATCGCATCCAACATACAAAATTATGCCAGTGCTCAACAATTCGCAGCCAACGTTCAAACGGTGTTGCAAAGTACGGTGTATATGGAAAATATTGCCTATTCGGTGAAGGCATCCATCGGTTTAGCCGTCTACCCTGACGAAGGAGCCGATAGCGAAACGTTGTTGCGAAAAGCCGATGCGGCAATGTATGAGGCAAAACGGAACAGCAAGGAAGGTGAAACCACCTCAAATCTCCGAACAGATACGTAG
- a CDS encoding phosphatase PAP2 family protein, with protein sequence MKKYSAFLVLLIAISWSASAVNSFDRSAMYPYSKSFDSVGTAFEIASLLAPAILLGEQKSEYLTIGTIYAETMLAAYGLKELGKLCFQRARPFMYFTDYPQTKVDEGDAYDSFPSGHVTMAFAGASFACSVFAAYHPDSTWRLPVAVATYGFATATALLRVASGNHFMSDVLAGALIGTAVGLGIPFWHRKAGLTSFEATVSPYALAFRITL encoded by the coding sequence ATGAAAAAGTACTCTGCTTTCCTGGTGCTTTTGATAGCAATCTCATGGTCCGCTTCAGCGGTTAACTCCTTTGACCGATCAGCAATGTATCCGTACTCAAAATCCTTCGATTCCGTGGGAACAGCCTTCGAAATTGCTTCCCTTCTCGCTCCTGCAATCTTGCTTGGTGAGCAAAAGAGCGAATATCTGACAATCGGGACGATATATGCTGAAACGATGCTGGCTGCCTATGGCCTGAAAGAGCTAGGAAAACTCTGTTTCCAAAGGGCTCGTCCCTTCATGTATTTCACCGACTATCCCCAGACCAAGGTCGATGAGGGCGATGCCTACGATTCCTTTCCCTCCGGACACGTCACCATGGCGTTTGCAGGGGCTTCGTTTGCCTGTTCAGTCTTTGCTGCCTATCATCCTGACTCTACGTGGAGGCTGCCGGTTGCCGTTGCTACGTATGGCTTTGCAACTGCAACTGCATTACTCAGGGTTGCAAGCGGAAATCATTTCATGAGTGATGTGCTTGCAGGTGCTTTAATCGGGACAGCTGTCGGGCTTGGCATCCCATTTTGGCATAGGAAGGCAGGGCTTACGAGTTTTGAGGCAACGGTTTCTCCGTACGCATTGGCTTTTCGGATTACTCTGTGA